Proteins encoded in a region of the Neodiprion virginianus isolate iyNeoVirg1 chromosome 2, iyNeoVirg1.1, whole genome shotgun sequence genome:
- the LOC124298892 gene encoding rabphilin-1 isoform X12 — translation MGLSKRQASCPKSKIAYRMVCEDRVTGLQKRLSFRATSYPYGGGTLHHYRASFADFVSNTCHQQKSINPETVIRRAEALDLSEQERVGRLVDRLENMKRNCVSAGNLSGSADTSHSRYSCALCGEKFTVLGAGPAICKDCRKHICQKCGIEATMVSCGSQIGFAQNSQRPRLFLCRICSETREMWKKSGAWFFKGLPKYVLPDKKLERGRPRRTSRASSWAVVNNLRSLESLEPDSSSDEDAGRRLAMSRSLGTHEASSPTPTLAEEKNNRSSTPVFGPRGDAYSRQNSGNAGDYSNGLRSASATDVGQSQFSSTASVQPLPSPRGSGHGMQGRNSGQGFQSQFMNEHRQTSADQLNSNQVHSFRYERLHRVEQQPGAHDVGSKSESQSTPLSRNGSGDPGREQRGSDQQSEPFRGSAANSTGTSWGWIRDTGSLIAIRPRGTVPPVQSAACARPSSHGHPRSDRFVLQAKHPPNCDREPVPATQDKNCSQDPGSGVQRDGNILRHHGDRHEKWQSTSHIGTSRRPSGQGFPRRSQAAALSASTVSNDPLQCLSGESLPGGPRRGSLGRGSESKGSNSGNPELQHSPTRPLGQHFARCESAGNGQQRVL, via the exons ATGGGTTTGTCCAAACGACAGGCATCTTGCCCTAAGAGCAAA ATTGCGTACCGGATGGTCTGTGAAGACAGGGTCACTGGATTACAGAAGCGACTATCCTTCCGGGCCACAAGTTACCCTTACGGAGGAGGAACGCTGCACCATTATAGAG CTTCATTTGCAGATTTTGTCAGTAACACGTGTCACCAACAAAAGTCGATTAACCCCGAAACG GTTATTCGTAGAGCGGAAGCGCTGGATTTATCGGAACAGGAGCGAGTGGGAAGATTGGTCGACAGGCTGGAGAACATGAAGCGTAATTGCGTGAGTGCCGGAAACTTGTCTGGAAGTGCAGACACCTCGCACAGTCGATATTCTTGCGCATTATGCGGTGAGAAATTCACTGTTCTTGGAGCTGGTCCGGCGATCTGCAAGGATTGTCGCAAGCACATTTGCCAGAAATGTGGTATTGAAGCAACGATGGTGTCGTGCGGATCACAGATTGGCTTTGCGCAAAATTCCCAACGACCCAGGCTATTCCTCTGCCGAATCTGCTCGGAAACCAGagaaatgtggaaaaaaagtgGCGCCTGGTTTTTCAAAGGACTTCCGAAATACGTTCTACCCGATAAGAAActc GAGCGTGGCAGACCGAGACGCACCTCGAGAGCATCGTCGTGGGCTGTTGTCAACAACCTGAGGTCCCTGGAGTCTCTGGAGCCAGATTCATCTTCTGACGAAGACGCGGGTCGTCGCTTGGCGATGAGCCGTTCGCTCGGAACTCACGAGGCTTCATCGCCAACGCCAACTTTGGCTGAGGAGAAGAACAATCGATCCTCGACGCCAGTTTTTGGGCCAAGAGGCGACGCTTACAGTCGGCAGAATTCCGGAAACGCGGGAGATTACAGTAACGGCCTTAGATCGGCTTCTGCTACCGATGTCGGTCAGAGTCAATTTTCCTCCACTGCATCTGTGCAACCGCTTCCCTCGCCACGAGGTTCAGGTCATGGAATGCAAGGCCGGAACTCTGGGCAAGGATTTCAGTCCCAGTTTATGAACGAGCATCGTCAGACATCCGCGGACCAACTTAACAGCAATCAGGTACACAGCTTCAGGTAC GAAAGACTCCATAGAGTCGAGCAGCAGCCAGGGGCTCATGATGTTGGATCAAAATCAGAGTCACAGTCTACTCCACTATCACGAAATGGATCCGGAGATCCTGGTCGTGAACAACGAGGGTCCGATCAACAATCAGAACCATTCCGAGGCTCTGCAGCAAATAGTACGGGGACTAGCTG GGGATGGATACGGGACACTGGAAGTCTCATTGCTATACGACCCCGCGGCACAGTACCTCCAGTGCAGAGTGCAGCGTGCGCGAGGCCTTCGTCCCATGGACATCCACGGTCTGACAGATTCGTTCTGCAAGCTAAACATCCTCCCAATTGCGATCGGGAGCCCGTCCCAGCGACTCAGGACAAAAACTGTTCACAAGACCCGGGATCCGGAGTACAACGAGATGGTAACATTCTACGGCATCACGGAGACAGAC atgaaaaatgGCAGAGCACTTCACATATTGGTACTTCAAGACGACCGAGCGGGCAAGGATTTCCTAGGAGAAGCCAAGCTGCCGCTCTGTCAGCTTCAACCGTATCGAATGATCCACTACAATGTTTATCTGGAGAATCACTGCCAG GTGGACCACGAAGAGGAAGTTTGGGGCGAGGATCTGAGTCCAAGGGGTCAAATTCTGGTAACCCTGAGCTACAGCACTCGCCGACGCGCCCTCTTGGTCAACATTTTGCGCGCTGCGAATCTGCCGGCAATGGACAGCAACGGGTTCTCTGA
- the LOC124298892 gene encoding rabphilin-3A isoform X10, which translates to MGLSKRQASCPKSKIAYRMVCEDRVTGLQKRLSFRATSYPYGGGTLHHYRASFADFVSNTCHQQKSINPETVIRRAEALDLSEQERVGRLVDRLENMKRNCVSAGNLSGSADTSHSRYSCALCGEKFTVLGAGPAICKDCRKHICQKCGIEATMVSCGSQIGFAQNSQRPRLFLCRICSETREMWKKSGAWFFKGLPKYVLPDKKLERGRPRRTSRASSWAVVNNLRSLESLEPDSSSDEDAGRRLAMSRSLGTHEASSPTPTLAEEKNNRSSTPVFGPRGDAYSRQNSGNAGDYSNGLRSASATDVGQSQFSSTASVQPLPSPRGSGHGMQGRNSGQGFQSQFMNEHRQTSADQLNSNQVHSFRYERLHRVEQQPGAHDVGSKSESQSTPLSRNGSGDPGREQRGSDQQSEPFRGSAANSTGTSCGSGGWIRDTGSLIAIRPRGTVPPVQSAACARPSSHGHPRSDRFVLQAKHPPNCDREPVPATQDKNCSQDPGSGVQRDGNILRHHGDRHEKWQSTSHIGTSRRPSGQGFPRRSQAAALSASTVSNDPLQCLSGESLPGGPRRGSLGRGSESKGSNSGNPELQHSPTRPLGQHFARCESAGNGQQRVL; encoded by the exons ATGGGTTTGTCCAAACGACAGGCATCTTGCCCTAAGAGCAAA ATTGCGTACCGGATGGTCTGTGAAGACAGGGTCACTGGATTACAGAAGCGACTATCCTTCCGGGCCACAAGTTACCCTTACGGAGGAGGAACGCTGCACCATTATAGAG CTTCATTTGCAGATTTTGTCAGTAACACGTGTCACCAACAAAAGTCGATTAACCCCGAAACG GTTATTCGTAGAGCGGAAGCGCTGGATTTATCGGAACAGGAGCGAGTGGGAAGATTGGTCGACAGGCTGGAGAACATGAAGCGTAATTGCGTGAGTGCCGGAAACTTGTCTGGAAGTGCAGACACCTCGCACAGTCGATATTCTTGCGCATTATGCGGTGAGAAATTCACTGTTCTTGGAGCTGGTCCGGCGATCTGCAAGGATTGTCGCAAGCACATTTGCCAGAAATGTGGTATTGAAGCAACGATGGTGTCGTGCGGATCACAGATTGGCTTTGCGCAAAATTCCCAACGACCCAGGCTATTCCTCTGCCGAATCTGCTCGGAAACCAGagaaatgtggaaaaaaagtgGCGCCTGGTTTTTCAAAGGACTTCCGAAATACGTTCTACCCGATAAGAAActc GAGCGTGGCAGACCGAGACGCACCTCGAGAGCATCGTCGTGGGCTGTTGTCAACAACCTGAGGTCCCTGGAGTCTCTGGAGCCAGATTCATCTTCTGACGAAGACGCGGGTCGTCGCTTGGCGATGAGCCGTTCGCTCGGAACTCACGAGGCTTCATCGCCAACGCCAACTTTGGCTGAGGAGAAGAACAATCGATCCTCGACGCCAGTTTTTGGGCCAAGAGGCGACGCTTACAGTCGGCAGAATTCCGGAAACGCGGGAGATTACAGTAACGGCCTTAGATCGGCTTCTGCTACCGATGTCGGTCAGAGTCAATTTTCCTCCACTGCATCTGTGCAACCGCTTCCCTCGCCACGAGGTTCAGGTCATGGAATGCAAGGCCGGAACTCTGGGCAAGGATTTCAGTCCCAGTTTATGAACGAGCATCGTCAGACATCCGCGGACCAACTTAACAGCAATCAGGTACACAGCTTCAGGTAC GAAAGACTCCATAGAGTCGAGCAGCAGCCAGGGGCTCATGATGTTGGATCAAAATCAGAGTCACAGTCTACTCCACTATCACGAAATGGATCCGGAGATCCTGGTCGTGAACAACGAGGGTCCGATCAACAATCAGAACCATTCCGAGGCTCTGCAGCAAATAGTACGGGGACTAGCTG CGGCAGCGGGGGATGGATACGGGACACTGGAAGTCTCATTGCTATACGACCCCGCGGCACAGTACCTCCAGTGCAGAGTGCAGCGTGCGCGAGGCCTTCGTCCCATGGACATCCACGGTCTGACAGATTCGTTCTGCAAGCTAAACATCCTCCCAATTGCGATCGGGAGCCCGTCCCAGCGACTCAGGACAAAAACTGTTCACAAGACCCGGGATCCGGAGTACAACGAGATGGTAACATTCTACGGCATCACGGAGACAGAC atgaaaaatgGCAGAGCACTTCACATATTGGTACTTCAAGACGACCGAGCGGGCAAGGATTTCCTAGGAGAAGCCAAGCTGCCGCTCTGTCAGCTTCAACCGTATCGAATGATCCACTACAATGTTTATCTGGAGAATCACTGCCAG GTGGACCACGAAGAGGAAGTTTGGGGCGAGGATCTGAGTCCAAGGGGTCAAATTCTGGTAACCCTGAGCTACAGCACTCGCCGACGCGCCCTCTTGGTCAACATTTTGCGCGCTGCGAATCTGCCGGCAATGGACAGCAACGGGTTCTCTGA
- the LOC124298892 gene encoding rabphilin-3A isoform X13 gives MGLSKRQASCPKSKIAYRMVCEDRVTGLQKRLSFRATSYPYGGGTLHHYRASFADFVSNTCHQQKSINPETVIRRAEALDLSEQERVGRLVDRLENMKRNCVSAGNLSGSADTSHSRYSCALCGEKFTVLGAGPAICKDCRKHICQKCGIEATMVSCGSQIGFAQNSQRPRLFLCRICSETREMWKKSGAWFFKGLPKYVLPDKKLERGRPRRTSRASSWAVVNNLRSLESLEPDSSSDEDAGRRLAMSRSLGTHEASSPTPTLAEEKNNRSSTPVFGPRGDAYSRQNSGNAGDYSNGLRSASATDVGQSQFSSTASVQPLPSPRGSGHGMQGRNSGQGFQSQFMNEHRQTSADQLNSNQERLHRVEQQPGAHDVGSKSESQSTPLSRNGSGDPGREQRGSDQQSEPFRGSAANSTGTSCGSGGWIRDTGSLIAIRPRGTVPPVQSAACARPSSHGHPRSDRFVLQAKHPPNCDREPVPATQDKNCSQDPGSGVQRDGNILRHHGDRHEKWQSTSHIGTSRRPSGQGFPRRSQAAALSASTVSNDPLQCLSGESLPGGPRRGSLGRGSESKGSNSGNPELQHSPTRPLGQHFARCESAGNGQQRVL, from the exons ATGGGTTTGTCCAAACGACAGGCATCTTGCCCTAAGAGCAAA ATTGCGTACCGGATGGTCTGTGAAGACAGGGTCACTGGATTACAGAAGCGACTATCCTTCCGGGCCACAAGTTACCCTTACGGAGGAGGAACGCTGCACCATTATAGAG CTTCATTTGCAGATTTTGTCAGTAACACGTGTCACCAACAAAAGTCGATTAACCCCGAAACG GTTATTCGTAGAGCGGAAGCGCTGGATTTATCGGAACAGGAGCGAGTGGGAAGATTGGTCGACAGGCTGGAGAACATGAAGCGTAATTGCGTGAGTGCCGGAAACTTGTCTGGAAGTGCAGACACCTCGCACAGTCGATATTCTTGCGCATTATGCGGTGAGAAATTCACTGTTCTTGGAGCTGGTCCGGCGATCTGCAAGGATTGTCGCAAGCACATTTGCCAGAAATGTGGTATTGAAGCAACGATGGTGTCGTGCGGATCACAGATTGGCTTTGCGCAAAATTCCCAACGACCCAGGCTATTCCTCTGCCGAATCTGCTCGGAAACCAGagaaatgtggaaaaaaagtgGCGCCTGGTTTTTCAAAGGACTTCCGAAATACGTTCTACCCGATAAGAAActc GAGCGTGGCAGACCGAGACGCACCTCGAGAGCATCGTCGTGGGCTGTTGTCAACAACCTGAGGTCCCTGGAGTCTCTGGAGCCAGATTCATCTTCTGACGAAGACGCGGGTCGTCGCTTGGCGATGAGCCGTTCGCTCGGAACTCACGAGGCTTCATCGCCAACGCCAACTTTGGCTGAGGAGAAGAACAATCGATCCTCGACGCCAGTTTTTGGGCCAAGAGGCGACGCTTACAGTCGGCAGAATTCCGGAAACGCGGGAGATTACAGTAACGGCCTTAGATCGGCTTCTGCTACCGATGTCGGTCAGAGTCAATTTTCCTCCACTGCATCTGTGCAACCGCTTCCCTCGCCACGAGGTTCAGGTCATGGAATGCAAGGCCGGAACTCTGGGCAAGGATTTCAGTCCCAGTTTATGAACGAGCATCGTCAGACATCCGCGGACCAACTTAACAGCAATCAG GAAAGACTCCATAGAGTCGAGCAGCAGCCAGGGGCTCATGATGTTGGATCAAAATCAGAGTCACAGTCTACTCCACTATCACGAAATGGATCCGGAGATCCTGGTCGTGAACAACGAGGGTCCGATCAACAATCAGAACCATTCCGAGGCTCTGCAGCAAATAGTACGGGGACTAGCTG CGGCAGCGGGGGATGGATACGGGACACTGGAAGTCTCATTGCTATACGACCCCGCGGCACAGTACCTCCAGTGCAGAGTGCAGCGTGCGCGAGGCCTTCGTCCCATGGACATCCACGGTCTGACAGATTCGTTCTGCAAGCTAAACATCCTCCCAATTGCGATCGGGAGCCCGTCCCAGCGACTCAGGACAAAAACTGTTCACAAGACCCGGGATCCGGAGTACAACGAGATGGTAACATTCTACGGCATCACGGAGACAGAC atgaaaaatgGCAGAGCACTTCACATATTGGTACTTCAAGACGACCGAGCGGGCAAGGATTTCCTAGGAGAAGCCAAGCTGCCGCTCTGTCAGCTTCAACCGTATCGAATGATCCACTACAATGTTTATCTGGAGAATCACTGCCAG GTGGACCACGAAGAGGAAGTTTGGGGCGAGGATCTGAGTCCAAGGGGTCAAATTCTGGTAACCCTGAGCTACAGCACTCGCCGACGCGCCCTCTTGGTCAACATTTTGCGCGCTGCGAATCTGCCGGCAATGGACAGCAACGGGTTCTCTGA